One window from the genome of Mycolicibacterium gadium encodes:
- a CDS encoding IS3 family transposase (programmed frameshift), with product MASNKRWRHTPDQIIRKLAEGNKLLGTGQELGEVCRHLEIAESTWHRWIAQYGGMKANEAKRLKELEAENTRLKKLVANQALDIDMLKEIFGGKLLTPNRKRSAVTALRDRFGVSERRACTVVGIHRSTMRHRPPPITAEENELRAWLRRFSVDRPRWGWRRAAKLARRAGWKVNDKRIRRLWREEGLQVPKRRKKKRLTGIGVAVGAMSPIRPNVIWAMDFQFDTTADGRTLKMLNVIDEFTREALAIDVDRAVDADRVVDVLDRLALHHGAPVYVRFDNGPEFVAHAVSDWCRFNGAGSLFIDPGSPWQNAWIESFNGRLRDELLNSWRFDSLLEARVIIEDWRCDYNINRPHSAHGELTPAEFALQWTTTHQPRAA from the exons ATGGCATCGAACAAGCGCTGGCGGCATACGCCGGATCAGATCATCCGCAAGCTGGCCGAGGGCAACAAACTCCTCGGGACCGGCCAGGAACTGGGCGAGGTGTGCCGACACCTCGAGATCGCGGAGTCGACGTGGCATCGCTGGATTGCCCAGTACGGCGGCATGAAGGCCAACGAGGCCAAAAGACTCAAGGAACTCGAAGCGGAGAACACCCGGCTCAAGAAGCTGGTTGCCAACCAGGCCCTCGACATCGACATGCTCAAGGAGATCT TCGGCGGGAAACTTCTGACCCCGAACCGCAAGCGCAGCGCCGTCACGGCGCTGCGCGACCGGTTCGGGGTGTCCGAACGCCGCGCCTGCACGGTGGTGGGCATCCACCGTTCCACGATGCGCCACAGGCCGCCGCCGATCACCGCCGAGGAAAACGAGCTACGTGCCTGGCTGCGCCGGTTCTCGGTGGACCGGCCTCGCTGGGGATGGCGACGGGCAGCCAAACTGGCCCGCCGAGCCGGCTGGAAAGTCAACGACAAACGCATCCGCCGTCTATGGCGTGAGGAAGGCCTGCAGGTCCCGAAGCGCCGCAAGAAGAAGCGGTTGACCGGTATCGGTGTCGCCGTGGGGGCGATGTCACCGATACGTCCGAACGTGATCTGGGCGATGGACTTCCAGTTCGATACCACCGCCGATGGCCGCACCCTGAAGATGTTGAACGTGATCGACGAGTTCACCCGCGAAGCCCTCGCGATCGACGTCGATCGCGCCGTCGACGCCGACCGCGTTGTCGATGTCTTGGATCGCCTGGCACTGCACCACGGGGCGCCGGTCTACGTGCGCTTCGACAACGGTCCCGAGTTCGTGGCGCACGCCGTCAGTGATTGGTGCAGATTCAACGGCGCCGGTTCACTTTTCATCGATCCCGGCTCGCCGTGGCAGAACGCCTGGATCGAGTCGTTCAACGGCAGGCTACGCGATGAACTGCTCAACTCATGGCGCTTTGACTCGCTGCTGGAAGCCCGCGTGATCATCGAAGACTGGCGCTGCGACTACAACATCAACAGACCCCACTCCGCCCACGGCGAACTCACCCCGGCCGAGTTCGCCCTACAGTGGACCACGACCCATCAACCCCGCGCCGCATAA
- a CDS encoding YHS domain-containing (seleno)protein — protein MSTPSITSPTLVNIAGASGFALDGFDPVAFFADQQPVNGDPAITATYQGAVYMFATKEHQQTFEADPGKYAPQYGGFCAFGVSVGALFPVDIINTWQVHDGKLTVILNAELRKEFDKDHEQNVAKADNNWPGLVSEHGK, from the coding sequence ATGAGCACTCCATCTATCACTTCACCCACCCTCGTCAACATCGCCGGCGCGAGTGGCTTCGCCCTCGACGGCTTTGATCCGGTCGCTTTCTTCGCCGATCAGCAGCCGGTGAACGGTGATCCCGCCATCACGGCGACGTATCAGGGTGCCGTGTATATGTTCGCCACCAAGGAGCACCAGCAGACGTTCGAGGCGGACCCCGGAAAATATGCACCGCAATATGGAGGGTTTTGCGCTTTCGGTGTCTCGGTGGGCGCGTTGTTCCCGGTGGACATCATCAACACCTGGCAGGTTCATGACGGCAAACTGACAGTGATCTTGAACGCGGAGCTTCGCAAAGAGTTCGACAAGGACCATGAGCAAAACGTGGCCAAGGCGGACAACAACTGGCCAGGCCTGGTCAGCGAGCACGGCAAGTAA
- the tnpB gene encoding IS607 family element RNA-guided endonuclease TnpB encodes MSRGRRLVGLVWNSSWCGKSGSEVLTTSGPPGARAPSLVRGYRFALDPTPSQEQALRSHCGAQRYAYNWGLRRVIANLEQRAAEQTYGISDRDLTPSLDWSAYALRRLWNDAKDDVAPWWEDNSKEAYSSGLANLAVGLRCWVKSQSGDRRGPRMRFPQFKSKKCQMSCRFTTGAFGLSDADRRHIKLPRIGLVRTHESTRKLARRVAEGTARIKSATISYARGRWFVSFSVEVRMAPSVLGLPREVVGVDLGIQHLAILSEPVRGISDAAGMVANPAHLEQVNKTLRRLQRKATRREGPDRRTGKPPSRRWYRAQDKVNRLHTRVANARINALHRLTTSLSERFDQIVIEDLNIAGEVSPP; translated from the coding sequence GTGTCGCGGGGACGTCGACTTGTCGGACTCGTCTGGAACAGTTCCTGGTGTGGAAAATCCGGGAGCGAAGTCTTGACCACTAGCGGACCGCCGGGCGCCCGAGCCCCTAGTTTGGTCAGGGGTTATCGGTTCGCGCTTGACCCGACACCTTCGCAAGAACAAGCTCTTCGGTCGCACTGCGGCGCGCAGCGGTACGCGTACAACTGGGGACTGCGCAGAGTCATCGCGAATCTTGAACAGCGAGCGGCCGAGCAAACATATGGCATCAGCGATCGGGATCTCACGCCGTCGTTGGACTGGTCGGCGTATGCCTTGCGCAGATTATGGAACGACGCCAAGGATGACGTCGCTCCGTGGTGGGAGGACAATTCGAAGGAGGCGTACTCGTCAGGGCTCGCCAACTTGGCTGTCGGCCTCCGCTGTTGGGTCAAGTCGCAATCGGGCGACCGCAGAGGGCCGCGAATGCGGTTTCCACAGTTCAAGTCCAAAAAGTGCCAGATGTCATGCCGCTTTACTACTGGTGCGTTTGGCCTCTCCGATGCCGACCGGCGTCACATAAAGCTTCCTCGCATCGGCCTGGTGCGAACTCACGAGTCGACTCGCAAATTGGCGCGACGCGTCGCGGAGGGAACTGCGCGAATTAAGTCCGCCACAATTTCGTATGCGCGAGGGCGATGGTTCGTTTCCTTCTCGGTCGAGGTTCGGATGGCCCCTTCGGTACTTGGGCTGCCGCGAGAGGTAGTTGGGGTGGATCTTGGGATCCAACACCTGGCCATCTTGTCTGAGCCAGTGCGGGGTATCTCCGACGCCGCAGGAATGGTTGCCAACCCCGCTCATCTCGAGCAGGTCAACAAGACGCTCCGTCGGTTGCAACGCAAGGCGACGCGAAGAGAGGGGCCCGACAGGCGCACCGGAAAGCCTCCGTCGCGCCGTTGGTATCGCGCCCAAGACAAAGTGAATCGACTTCACACTCGGGTCGCCAACGCCCGAATCAATGCACTCCACAGATTGACGACCTCATTGTCCGAACGATTCGACCAAATTGTGATCGAGGATCTCAATATTGCGGGTGAGGTGAGCCCGCCGTAG